In Amphiprion ocellaris isolate individual 3 ecotype Okinawa chromosome 3, ASM2253959v1, whole genome shotgun sequence, one genomic interval encodes:
- the snupn gene encoding snurportin-1 isoform X1 translates to MDDLTQALSASFAVSKEPNSTAGPHPRLAQYKSKYSVLEQSERRRRFLDLQKSKRLNYVNHARRLADGDWAGADSDGEEDMEKQEEGEREQDGNAEEEGMEIERRKLPKHYANQLMLSEWLVDVPSELDTDWLMVVSPVGKRSLIVASKGSTAAYTKSGYCVNRFPSLLPGGNRHNSAMGKADYTILDCIYSEVDRTYYILDVMCWRGHPVYDCPTEFRFYWLQSKVQETDGLSETAKRNPFRFVSLQSTECTVELIQKALAAEYSFSVDGLLFYHRQTHYTPGSTPLVGWLRPYMVTDILGIEVPVGPLTTKPEYASHQLQQILEHKKPSSEVRPANSSGGYELEYLSTPSRDSEDTRNFLNQKPIKEAHMEV, encoded by the exons ATGGACGACCTTACCCAAGCACTCTCGGCCAGCTTTGCTGTGTCCAAGGAGCCCAACAGTACTGCCGGCCCACACCCACGGCTGGCTCAGTACAAGAGCAAGTACAGTGTGCTGGAGCAGAGTGAGCGACGACGGCGATTTCTTGACCTGCAGAAAAG TAAAAGGTTAAATTATGTCAACCACGCACGGCGTTTGGCTGATGGAGACTGGGCAGGGGCAGACAGCGACGGGGAGGAAGACatggagaagcaggaggagggggAACGAGAGCAAGATGGCAACGCAGAAGAGGAGGGGATGGAGATTGAGAGGAGGAAGCTGCCTAAACATTACGCAAACCAG CTCATGCTGTCAGAGTGGCTGGTGGATGTACCATCAGAACTGGACACTGATTGGCTGATGGTGGTCTCTCCTGTGGGGAAACGGTCACTCATCGTTGCCTCCAAG GGTTCCACTGCAGCATACACCAAAAGCGGCTATTGTGTGAACCGTTTCCCTTCCCTGCTGCCTGGTGGGAACAGACACAACTCTGCCATGGGAAAAG CAGACTACACAATCCTGGACTGCATTTACAGTGAGGTGGACAGAACGTACTACATCCTGGACGTCATGTGCTGGAGAGGCCACCCAGTCTACGACTGCCCA ACTGAGTTCCGTTTCTACTGGCTCCAATCCAAAGTCCAGGAGACGGACGGCCTATCAGAGACTGCTAAACGTAACCCT TTCCGGTTTGTGAGTCTCCAAAGTACAGAATGCACAGTGGAATTGATTCAAAAGGCCCTGGCAGCAGAGTACAGCTTCAGC GTGGATGGTCTCCTCTTTTACCACCGGCAGACCCACTACACCCCTGGCAGCACCCCTCTGGTTGGCTGGCTTCGCCCCTACATGGTCACTGACATCCTGGGCATAGAGGTTCCTGTGGGACCCCTCACCACCAAGCCTGAGTACGCCAGCCACCAGCTGCAGCAGATCCTAGAACACAAAAAACCTTCAAGTGAAGTCCGCCCGGCCAACAGCAGCGGCGGCTACGAGCTAGAGTACCTGTCCACCCCGAGCCGGGACAGTGAGGACACTCGGaactttttaaatcagaaaccaaTAAAAGAAGCACACATGGAGGTTTGA
- the snupn gene encoding snurportin-1 isoform X2 — MDDLTQALSASFAVSKEPNSTAGPHPRLAQYKSKYSVLEQSERRRRFLDLQKSKRLNYVNHARRLADGDWAGADSDGEEDMEKQEEGEREQDGNAEEEGMEIERRKLPKHYANQLMLSEWLVDVPSELDTDWLMVVSPVGKRSLIVASKGSTAAYTKSGYCVNRFPSLLPGGNRHNSAMGKDYTILDCIYSEVDRTYYILDVMCWRGHPVYDCPTEFRFYWLQSKVQETDGLSETAKRNPFRFVSLQSTECTVELIQKALAAEYSFSVDGLLFYHRQTHYTPGSTPLVGWLRPYMVTDILGIEVPVGPLTTKPEYASHQLQQILEHKKPSSEVRPANSSGGYELEYLSTPSRDSEDTRNFLNQKPIKEAHMEV, encoded by the exons ATGGACGACCTTACCCAAGCACTCTCGGCCAGCTTTGCTGTGTCCAAGGAGCCCAACAGTACTGCCGGCCCACACCCACGGCTGGCTCAGTACAAGAGCAAGTACAGTGTGCTGGAGCAGAGTGAGCGACGACGGCGATTTCTTGACCTGCAGAAAAG TAAAAGGTTAAATTATGTCAACCACGCACGGCGTTTGGCTGATGGAGACTGGGCAGGGGCAGACAGCGACGGGGAGGAAGACatggagaagcaggaggagggggAACGAGAGCAAGATGGCAACGCAGAAGAGGAGGGGATGGAGATTGAGAGGAGGAAGCTGCCTAAACATTACGCAAACCAG CTCATGCTGTCAGAGTGGCTGGTGGATGTACCATCAGAACTGGACACTGATTGGCTGATGGTGGTCTCTCCTGTGGGGAAACGGTCACTCATCGTTGCCTCCAAG GGTTCCACTGCAGCATACACCAAAAGCGGCTATTGTGTGAACCGTTTCCCTTCCCTGCTGCCTGGTGGGAACAGACACAACTCTGCCATGGGAAAAG ACTACACAATCCTGGACTGCATTTACAGTGAGGTGGACAGAACGTACTACATCCTGGACGTCATGTGCTGGAGAGGCCACCCAGTCTACGACTGCCCA ACTGAGTTCCGTTTCTACTGGCTCCAATCCAAAGTCCAGGAGACGGACGGCCTATCAGAGACTGCTAAACGTAACCCT TTCCGGTTTGTGAGTCTCCAAAGTACAGAATGCACAGTGGAATTGATTCAAAAGGCCCTGGCAGCAGAGTACAGCTTCAGC GTGGATGGTCTCCTCTTTTACCACCGGCAGACCCACTACACCCCTGGCAGCACCCCTCTGGTTGGCTGGCTTCGCCCCTACATGGTCACTGACATCCTGGGCATAGAGGTTCCTGTGGGACCCCTCACCACCAAGCCTGAGTACGCCAGCCACCAGCTGCAGCAGATCCTAGAACACAAAAAACCTTCAAGTGAAGTCCGCCCGGCCAACAGCAGCGGCGGCTACGAGCTAGAGTACCTGTCCACCCCGAGCCGGGACAGTGAGGACACTCGGaactttttaaatcagaaaccaaTAAAAGAAGCACACATGGAGGTTTGA